The Virgibacillus sp. MSP4-1 genome has a segment encoding these proteins:
- the hisB gene encoding imidazoleglycerol-phosphate dehydratase HisB, producing MRKASLSRQTAETDIILALNIDGKGTSQIDTGIGFFNHMLILFSSHGFFDLEIDCQGDLQVDFHHSVEDVGIVLGQAFKEAIGDKKGITRYATEHSPMDEALSMLSLDISGRPYLHFNADMPTEKVGQFDTELVEEFFRAFVNHAGVTLHINLLYGKNAHHIIESIFKGFGRVLDQATAVQDRIQGVRSTKGML from the coding sequence ATGAGAAAGGCATCATTATCACGACAGACGGCTGAGACAGACATTATATTAGCCCTGAATATCGATGGCAAGGGCACAAGCCAAATTGATACGGGAATAGGTTTCTTTAATCACATGCTGATACTTTTTTCCAGTCACGGTTTTTTCGATTTGGAGATTGATTGTCAGGGTGACCTTCAAGTGGACTTTCACCATTCTGTGGAAGATGTCGGAATCGTATTGGGGCAGGCCTTTAAGGAAGCGATTGGGGATAAAAAGGGCATTACCCGCTATGCTACGGAACATTCCCCAATGGATGAGGCCCTGTCTATGCTGTCGCTGGATATCAGTGGCCGGCCGTATTTGCATTTTAACGCAGATATGCCGACTGAAAAGGTAGGACAATTTGATACAGAGCTCGTTGAAGAATTCTTCCGTGCCTTTGTCAATCATGCCGGTGTGACCTTACATATTAATCTGTTATACGGAAAAAACGCCCACCACATTATAGAATCCATTTTCAAAGGCTTTGGCCGGGTACTCGATCAGGCCACAGCCGTACAGGACCGGATTCAGGGCGTTCGCTCAACGAAAGGAATGCTATAA
- the hisG gene encoding ATP phosphoribosyltransferase — protein sequence MSEITIALGKGRLESFTLETFKKSGIEFPDFTEDSRKLIFNDRDHIYQIVLVKASDVPTYVEKGAADIGIVGKDTLEESGADVFEVLDLGFGRCKFAVAGLPGEPYDSSSKLTVASKYPKVAKDYYHKKGVSIETIKLNGSVELAPLIGLSDVIVDIVETGKTLKENGLVVLEDISEISARLIVNKASFKTKTDRIHWFIDEMSKAVEQETV from the coding sequence GTGAGCGAAATTACCATAGCACTAGGGAAAGGAAGACTGGAATCCTTTACTCTTGAGACCTTTAAAAAGTCAGGGATTGAATTTCCCGATTTTACCGAAGACAGTCGGAAGCTGATCTTTAATGACCGGGACCATATCTATCAGATTGTGCTTGTCAAAGCCAGTGACGTGCCCACTTACGTAGAAAAGGGTGCCGCTGACATTGGCATTGTCGGCAAGGATACCCTTGAGGAAAGCGGAGCAGATGTGTTTGAAGTATTGGATCTGGGCTTTGGACGCTGTAAGTTTGCGGTTGCAGGGCTGCCGGGCGAGCCCTATGATTCATCCTCTAAATTAACAGTGGCATCCAAATATCCGAAAGTCGCTAAGGATTATTATCACAAAAAAGGGGTGTCCATCGAGACGATTAAATTAAACGGGTCAGTTGAATTGGCCCCGTTAATTGGCTTGTCTGATGTGATTGTCGATATTGTGGAAACAGGAAAAACCCTGAAAGAAAATGGTCTGGTCGTATTAGAAGATATTTCGGAAATCAGTGCCCGTCTCATTGTAAATAAAGCGAGCTTTAAAACGAAAACGGACCGGATTCACTGGTTCATCGATGAAATGAGTAAAGCTGTGGAACAGGAAACCGTATGA
- the hisZ gene encoding ATP phosphoribosyltransferase regulatory subunit — protein sequence MLYESKRIPEGVSDLDSAALEKKETLISTLKQLYRQNGYRQVQTPIFEYYDLFLSIKGTIAKEKMIKLIDRDGSILVLRPDATLPIARMVATNYQSQDDSDIRLSYFTNIFRMNDREQDLQNRELTQAGIELFGRSDVRADVEVIKLAIHSLKELGFEDFKMDLGQANYFKELVNLSTITEEQLQEIRTRIENKNVSELQKILADIDVDAALKEAIQSMPLLYGEPEAVLEKAEKLALNEEMKRELDRLRQVYQELSKEGYRHYVSLDLGLINHLNYYTGIIFQGFIKNFGKPVVLGGRYDQLTEQFGADLPATGFGFYLDDLLHVMKDND from the coding sequence TTGCTATATGAGAGTAAGAGAATACCAGAGGGAGTTTCAGACTTAGATTCGGCTGCACTGGAAAAGAAGGAAACCCTGATATCGACCCTGAAACAGCTTTACCGGCAGAATGGATATCGACAGGTTCAAACGCCGATTTTTGAATATTATGATCTGTTTTTAAGTATAAAAGGGACGATTGCCAAGGAAAAAATGATTAAATTGATTGACAGGGATGGGAGCATTTTAGTTTTGCGTCCAGATGCTACCCTTCCCATTGCAAGAATGGTGGCTACAAACTATCAATCTCAGGACGATTCGGATATACGTTTATCCTATTTCACTAATATATTTCGAATGAATGATCGTGAACAGGATCTGCAAAATCGAGAATTAACCCAGGCGGGGATTGAGCTGTTTGGCCGGTCAGATGTACGTGCAGATGTTGAAGTAATTAAGCTTGCCATCCATTCGCTAAAGGAATTGGGCTTTGAGGATTTTAAAATGGATTTGGGGCAGGCCAACTATTTTAAAGAACTCGTGAATCTGTCTACAATAACCGAGGAACAGCTTCAGGAGATTCGCACCCGGATTGAAAACAAAAATGTTTCTGAGCTGCAGAAGATTCTGGCAGACATTGATGTGGATGCTGCTTTGAAAGAGGCGATTCAATCGATGCCATTATTATATGGCGAACCTGAAGCCGTCCTTGAAAAGGCAGAAAAACTGGCATTAAATGAGGAAATGAAGCGGGAGTTGGATCGTCTGCGCCAGGTTTATCAGGAGCTAAGTAAAGAGGGATACAGACATTATGTATCTCTGGACCTGGGTTTAATCAATCATCTGAACTACTATACAGGGATTATTTTTCAAGGATTTATTAAAAACTTCGGGAAGCCTGTCGTATTAGGCGGCCGTTATGATCAGTTAACCGAGCAGTTTGGAGCGGACTTACCTGCAACCGGTTTTGGTTTTTATCTGGATGATTTACTCCATGTGATGAAAGACAACGATTAA
- the hisH gene encoding imidazole glycerol phosphate synthase subunit HisH, giving the protein MIAIIDYGAGNLKSVQHALTTLGFESEIVSSKEKIIESDALILPGVGAFRDAMHQLKSMDLAETIKNQAENGKPILGICLGLQLFYETSYENGTWEGLGLLEGEIVRFRDDVKVPHMGWNTLIPHSDVNPEKGLAEGVSETDYAYFVHSYYAEPKNQEEVVLWSDYGVKFPAAVQKGNIYGMQFHPEKSSEVGMKLLKNFGELVT; this is encoded by the coding sequence ATGATTGCCATTATTGATTATGGGGCAGGGAATTTAAAAAGTGTTCAGCACGCATTAACCACATTAGGCTTTGAATCAGAAATCGTATCGAGCAAAGAAAAAATCATTGAAAGTGATGCGCTCATTTTGCCAGGTGTTGGGGCCTTTCGGGATGCTATGCATCAGTTGAAATCTATGGATCTTGCAGAAACGATCAAGAATCAGGCGGAAAATGGCAAACCCATCTTAGGCATATGCCTCGGTCTTCAGCTATTCTATGAAACCAGCTATGAAAATGGAACATGGGAAGGTCTGGGGCTGCTTGAAGGCGAGATTGTGAGATTCCGGGATGATGTGAAGGTTCCCCATATGGGCTGGAACACGCTGATTCCGCATTCTGATGTGAATCCGGAAAAAGGGCTGGCAGAGGGAGTTTCCGAAACGGATTACGCCTATTTTGTCCATTCCTATTATGCAGAGCCCAAAAATCAGGAAGAAGTGGTTTTATGGTCGGACTATGGAGTGAAATTTCCTGCCGCGGTCCAAAAGGGAAATATTTACGGGATGCAATTTCATCCCGAAAAAAGCAGTGAGGTTGGCATGAAGCTATTGAAAAATTTTGGGGAGCTGGTGACATGA
- the hisA gene encoding 1-(5-phosphoribosyl)-5-[(5-phosphoribosylamino)methylideneamino]imidazole-4-carboxamide isomerase: MILYPAIDIRNGKCVRLIQGDYNQEDVYGDPVEMATKWVNKGAKALHLVDLDGAKSGTSENLTTIEAIVNQTDIPVQVGGGIRTMNQVHALASIGVQRIILGTAALTNEAFLNEAVSSYPDRIAVSIDAKKGYVATDGWTKTSDRKALGFARELEAKGVQTIIYTDIAKDGMLKGPNFAEIDHVNQHVQMNVIASGGISSQEDVEKLSELNVYGAIIGKALYTGKLEFEQLVKEV; this comes from the coding sequence ATGATTTTATATCCCGCCATCGATATTCGAAACGGTAAATGTGTCAGACTGATTCAGGGTGACTACAATCAGGAGGACGTTTACGGAGATCCTGTGGAAATGGCAACGAAATGGGTGAATAAAGGGGCCAAGGCGCTGCATTTAGTAGACCTTGATGGAGCAAAATCCGGAACCTCGGAAAATCTGACAACCATTGAAGCAATTGTGAATCAGACAGATATTCCTGTACAGGTGGGAGGAGGCATTCGGACGATGAATCAGGTCCATGCCTTAGCCTCTATCGGTGTGCAGCGCATCATTTTAGGAACGGCCGCATTAACCAATGAAGCCTTTTTAAATGAAGCGGTATCCAGCTATCCTGATCGCATAGCTGTTTCGATTGATGCGAAAAAAGGCTATGTAGCTACAGACGGCTGGACAAAAACGAGTGACCGGAAGGCACTTGGTTTTGCCAGGGAACTTGAGGCAAAAGGAGTTCAGACGATCATTTACACAGATATCGCCAAGGATGGCATGCTGAAAGGTCCAAATTTTGCTGAAATTGATCATGTGAATCAGCATGTACAGATGAACGTCATTGCTTCGGGCGGGATTTCCAGTCAGGAGGATGTGGAAAAGCTGTCAGAATTAAATGTGTACGGGGCGATTATCGGCAAGGCATTGTATACCGGAAAACTTGAATTCGAACAACTGGTAAAGGAAGTGTAG
- a CDS encoding histidinol-phosphatase HisJ family protein — protein MFDYHVHSSFSADCEAPMEEMIQRAIQKGINEICFTEHIDYDYPDPTITFHLDMEAYRIKLKEMQNKYAQQITIKKGVEIGVQPHVLEDCKEAVHQEDFDFIICSMHTTNRQDLHSGEFFEGQTLNQAYEHYYREFLSCIQSFKSYSILGHLDLVKRYKYEPDVYSFLDIIEEIFKVIIPEGKGIEVNNSGFKYGLGQAMPSKDILKLYKEMNGEIITIGSDSHAPETLGTHYAETMEMLKDIGFRYVTTFENQKPLFHKI, from the coding sequence ATGTTTGATTACCACGTACATAGCAGCTTTTCCGCTGATTGTGAGGCACCTATGGAGGAAATGATTCAGCGTGCCATCCAAAAAGGGATAAACGAAATCTGCTTTACAGAGCATATTGATTATGACTATCCGGATCCAACGATTACCTTTCACCTCGATATGGAAGCCTACCGGATAAAGCTGAAAGAAATGCAGAACAAATATGCTCAGCAGATTACGATTAAAAAAGGAGTGGAAATAGGGGTTCAGCCCCATGTTCTGGAAGACTGCAAAGAGGCTGTCCATCAGGAAGATTTCGATTTTATTATCTGCTCCATGCACACGACCAACAGACAGGATTTACATTCAGGAGAATTTTTTGAAGGTCAGACGCTCAATCAGGCCTATGAGCACTACTACCGTGAATTTTTATCCTGTATTCAGTCCTTTAAATCCTACAGCATTCTCGGCCACCTGGATCTTGTCAAACGATATAAGTATGAGCCTGATGTCTATTCCTTTTTGGATATCATTGAGGAAATCTTTAAGGTCATTATTCCTGAGGGGAAAGGCATTGAAGTGAATAACTCCGGGTTTAAGTACGGCTTAGGCCAGGCAATGCCAAGTAAGGATATTTTAAAACTTTATAAAGAAATGAACGGGGAAATCATTACGATTGGTTCGGATTCTCATGCCCCAGAAACTTTAGGCACGCACTACGCAGAAACGATGGAGATGTTAAAGGACATTGGCTTCAGGTATGTGACCACCTTTGAAAATCAAAAACCTTTGTTTCATAAAATTTAA
- the hisF gene encoding imidazole glycerol phosphate synthase subunit HisF — protein sequence MLAKRIIPCLDVRNGRVVKGQKFQNIKDVDDPVRLAKTYSELGADELVFYDITASNEDRDIFIDVVEQTAEQVHIPFTVGGGIRSVEDFRKVLKAGADKVSVNSAAVKNPQIIQEAADRFGSQCVVLSIDAKQDGEGRWSVYLNGGRVNTDKDALEWAKEGERLGAGEIVLNAMDTDGVKTGFSLEITKAISEQVNIPVVASGGAGRQKHFLEVLTEGKADAALAASVFHFEEIEIKALKNDLAENDVEVRQIP from the coding sequence ATGCTGGCAAAACGAATCATTCCATGTCTGGACGTACGTAATGGCAGAGTGGTTAAAGGACAGAAATTCCAGAATATAAAAGATGTTGACGATCCGGTCAGACTGGCCAAAACCTACAGTGAGCTTGGTGCCGATGAGCTTGTTTTTTATGATATTACTGCGTCTAATGAGGATCGTGACATTTTTATTGATGTGGTGGAACAGACGGCAGAGCAGGTTCACATTCCTTTCACAGTGGGAGGAGGAATCCGCTCTGTAGAGGACTTTCGTAAGGTATTAAAGGCTGGTGCTGATAAAGTTTCGGTAAACAGTGCAGCCGTAAAAAATCCGCAGATCATACAAGAAGCGGCAGATAGATTTGGCAGTCAGTGTGTTGTTTTATCCATTGATGCTAAGCAGGATGGGGAAGGTCGCTGGTCTGTGTATTTAAACGGAGGACGTGTGAATACAGACAAGGACGCCTTGGAATGGGCCAAGGAAGGCGAACGTCTTGGGGCAGGCGAGATTGTTTTAAACGCGATGGATACGGATGGCGTAAAGACCGGTTTTAGTTTAGAGATTACAAAAGCAATCTCTGAACAGGTGAATATACCTGTTGTAGCTTCAGGTGGTGCGGGAAGACAGAAGCATTTTCTCGAGGTGCTGACAGAGGGGAAAGCTGATGCTGCCCTTGCTGCCTCTGTTTTTCACTTTGAGGAGATTGAAATAAAAGCATTAAAAAATGATTTAGCAGAAAATGATGTAGAAGTGAGGCAGATACCATGA
- a CDS encoding DUF368 domain-containing protein, producing MVEWKNIFRGLLMGTSDAVPGVSGGTIAVILGIYDQLIESINGLLSKGRRKYLGFLIPLGAGVLIALFTISHVITWLLKNYPNQTNFFFMGLIIGVLPYLFHKAEVKRNFSRSHYILLIIATLLVASLAFFREPTQTIMDVSSTQVLLSLFLSGFIASMAMIVPGISGSMLLYLMGTYGTIMYAVKSVELVAIGAVGIGVIAGIVLCSKLIRYFLENFHYATYAVIIGLVIGSIAVIFPGFESEVMMSILSIVAFALGLIAAVGLGRFEYK from the coding sequence ATGGTAGAATGGAAAAATATTTTTCGCGGACTGTTAATGGGAACCAGTGATGCAGTTCCGGGAGTCAGTGGCGGAACGATTGCTGTCATATTAGGGATATATGACCAACTGATTGAATCCATAAATGGCCTGTTAAGTAAGGGGAGAAGGAAATACTTAGGGTTTCTTATTCCGTTAGGGGCAGGCGTTTTAATTGCCTTATTTACGATTAGTCATGTCATTACCTGGTTATTGAAAAATTACCCGAACCAGACCAATTTTTTCTTTATGGGTTTGATTATTGGTGTGCTCCCTTATTTATTTCATAAAGCGGAAGTGAAGCGGAATTTTAGTCGAAGCCATTATATTCTGCTGATTATTGCAACATTACTTGTGGCATCACTGGCCTTTTTCCGTGAGCCAACCCAAACCATCATGGATGTATCCAGTACCCAGGTGCTGCTTTCCTTATTTTTATCAGGCTTTATTGCGAGTATGGCTATGATTGTGCCAGGGATAAGCGGATCGATGTTGTTATACCTGATGGGCACATATGGAACGATTATGTATGCTGTTAAATCTGTGGAATTAGTGGCCATAGGTGCTGTGGGAATTGGTGTAATTGCCGGTATTGTACTGTGCAGTAAGTTAATCCGATATTTTCTGGAAAACTTTCATTATGCTACATACGCTGTGATTATAGGCCTGGTGATTGGATCCATTGCCGTTATCTTCCCGGGCTTCGAGTCAGAAGTCATGATGTCGATACTGAGCATTGTCGCATTTGCCTTAGGATTGATTGCCGCAGTTGGACTCGGACGGTTCGAATATAAATAG
- a CDS encoding S66 peptidase family protein, with protein MIKPRALKEGDKIGIITPSTPAPVIFKERYQRGLKFLNNLGYEIVEGSCSNHHQAYRSGSIKDRVHELNDFIYDDDIKAIISTIGGTNSNSLLPYIDYEYLKDHPKIIMGYSDVTALLLGIYAKTGLVTFYGPAIVPSFGEYPEMLPKGVEYFKDVVIKQKTAPYILDVPNRWTDEMLDWNTQTRAKKMYLNEGWTCLRKGKAYGILVGGNLNTLSGFLNTEYFPDLTGSILFIEDSFKDMALEERLFSMLKVSGIFDKISGLILGKHEQFDDLNSPFTIDELLLEVIGDRDIPVLTNVDIGHTFPSHVFPIGININLDANQGQITFMEDGVI; from the coding sequence GTGATAAAACCAAGGGCATTAAAAGAGGGAGATAAGATTGGGATTATTACACCATCTACTCCAGCACCAGTGATATTTAAAGAGAGATATCAACGAGGTTTAAAGTTTTTAAATAATCTTGGCTATGAAATTGTAGAAGGAAGTTGTTCAAATCACCATCAGGCTTACCGTTCTGGAAGTATAAAGGATAGAGTTCATGAGTTAAATGATTTCATTTATGATGATGATATTAAAGCGATAATTAGTACAATAGGTGGTACAAATTCAAATTCCTTATTACCTTATATCGACTATGAATATCTAAAGGATCATCCTAAAATCATTATGGGTTACAGTGATGTGACTGCTTTGTTATTGGGGATTTATGCAAAAACAGGATTAGTTACTTTTTATGGACCAGCAATTGTTCCGTCTTTCGGTGAATATCCTGAAATGCTTCCAAAAGGAGTAGAGTATTTTAAAGATGTAGTGATAAAGCAAAAAACAGCTCCTTATATACTTGACGTACCTAATAGGTGGACAGATGAAATGCTTGATTGGAACACACAAACAAGGGCGAAGAAAATGTATTTAAATGAAGGATGGACTTGTTTAAGAAAAGGAAAAGCCTATGGAATATTAGTTGGTGGAAACTTAAATACATTGTCAGGCTTTCTAAATACTGAATACTTTCCTGACCTAACAGGCTCAATTTTATTTATAGAAGACTCCTTTAAAGACATGGCATTAGAGGAGCGACTTTTTAGTATGCTAAAGGTTTCTGGTATCTTTGATAAGATAAGTGGCTTAATATTGGGAAAACATGAGCAGTTTGATGATTTAAACTCTCCTTTCACTATAGATGAACTATTGTTAGAGGTTATCGGTGATAGAGATATTCCTGTCTTAACAAATGTTGATATTGGGCATACCTTCCCATCTCATGTATTTCCCATAGGTATAAACATTAACTTGGATGCTAATCAAGGTCAAATAACCTTTATGGAAGATGGAGTCATATAG